From Methanococcus maripaludis, the proteins below share one genomic window:
- a CDS encoding class I SAM-dependent methyltransferase: MSENKKKFDKKGAKNMDEISKTLFAPIYPIIAENIINRFGITAGTCIDIGSGPGALSIALAKQSDFSIRALDFSKHMNEIALKNIADANLNDRIQIVQGDVHNIPIEDNYADLIVSRGSVFFWEDVATAFREIYRILKSGGKTYIGGGFGNKELRDSISAEMIRKNPDWKEFNRKNISQENVERFQNVLDEIGISSYEIILGDEGFWIIISKTDQEAI; encoded by the coding sequence ATGTCTGAAAACAAGAAAAAATTCGACAAAAAAGGTGCTAAGAATATGGACGAGATTTCAAAAACACTATTCGCACCGATATATCCTATAATCGCAGAAAATATTATCAATCGTTTTGGAATAACCGCCGGCACTTGTATAGACATTGGAAGTGGTCCAGGAGCGCTATCAATTGCTTTAGCAAAACAGTCCGATTTTTCAATACGGGCTTTGGACTTTTCCAAACATATGAACGAAATAGCATTAAAAAATATTGCAGATGCTAACCTAAACGATCGAATCCAAATTGTTCAGGGAGACGTACACAATATCCCAATCGAGGATAACTATGCAGATTTAATTGTTAGCAGAGGTTCAGTATTCTTCTGGGAAGATGTCGCCACTGCATTTCGAGAAATTTATCGAATTCTCAAATCTGGTGGAAAAACATATATTGGTGGTGGATTTGGCAACAAAGAATTACGTGATTCAATTTCAGCCGAGATGATACGCAAAAACCCGGATTGGAAAGAATTCAACCGAAAAAATATATCTCAAGAGAATGTTGAACGGTTCCAAAATGTACTTGATGAAATAGGTATCTCATCTTACGAAATTATCCTTGGAGACGAAGGATTCTGGATTATAATCTCAAAAACCGACCAAGAGGCGATCTAA
- a CDS encoding methyltransferase family protein has product MNAKKYQNSFPLPAESPEKIDKIMLETYFGAQKFYLLKTAIELKIFDYLSDSKTSKDLSSILDLDPVLTELMLKALYELGIISIASKNGETHYINTFASDNYLKMDSVYSKSPSISASFENIDKWANLSEIMNGSKNEVMENAFFPEIIKRMANDCKCWELQKTVEYISKFSEFKSAKKLLDVAGGHGLYAISLGMLNENLNAFVFDLPDVTIETKKFIEKYDAKNVDTIAGNFFKDDFGEDFDIIFSSYNPGGKNPKVAKKVYNSLNTGGLFITKQAFPKLTKNMPDTLNNMEWNFNSFNSTGKGSIRYTFETDLTFEEYVSYLEKLGFEVLETKPVYELTEFKEEMFPNIIIVAKKIN; this is encoded by the coding sequence TTGAATGCCAAAAAATACCAAAATTCATTTCCACTTCCTGCCGAAAGTCCTGAAAAAATTGATAAAATAATGCTTGAAACTTATTTTGGAGCCCAAAAATTTTATTTACTAAAAACTGCAATTGAATTAAAAATATTTGATTACCTTTCTGATTCAAAAACTTCCAAAGATTTATCATCGATTTTGGACTTGGATCCTGTTTTAACTGAATTAATGTTAAAAGCACTCTATGAACTTGGAATTATTTCAATAGCATCAAAAAATGGCGAAACCCATTACATCAACACATTTGCAAGTGATAATTACTTAAAAATGGATTCAGTATATTCAAAAAGCCCTTCAATCTCCGCTTCATTTGAAAATATTGATAAATGGGCAAATTTGTCTGAAATAATGAACGGTTCCAAAAATGAAGTCATGGAAAATGCATTTTTCCCAGAAATAATTAAAAGAATGGCAAACGACTGCAAATGTTGGGAACTTCAAAAAACTGTCGAATATATCTCTAAATTTTCGGAATTTAAATCTGCAAAAAAACTTCTCGACGTTGCAGGAGGCCACGGGCTCTACGCAATAAGCCTTGGTATGCTGAATGAAAATTTAAATGCTTTTGTTTTTGATTTACCCGACGTTACAATTGAAACTAAAAAATTCATAGAAAAATACGATGCGAAAAACGTTGATACAATTGCAGGAAATTTTTTTAAAGACGATTTCGGAGAAGATTTTGATATAATTTTTAGTTCGTACAACCCTGGCGGAAAAAATCCAAAAGTTGCTAAAAAAGTATACAATTCGCTAAATACGGGAGGATTATTTATTACAAAACAGGCATTTCCAAAATTAACGAAAAATATGCCTGATACATTAAATAACATGGAATGGAACTTTAACAGCTTTAACAGCACTGGAAAGGGAAGTATAAGATATACTTTTGAAACGGATCTTACTTTTGAAGAATATGTTTCATATCTTGAGAAATTAGGGTTTGAAGTACTCGAAACAAAACCTGTTTATGAATTAACTGAATTTAAGGAAGAAATGTTTCCAAACATTATTATCGTTGCTAAAAAAATTAATTAA
- a CDS encoding ZIP family metal transporter — protein sequence MAPLTSYNPVFLALLATIFTWLVTALGASLVYLTKTVNRKLLDISLGFAAGIMIAASFWSLLAPAIELSSSMNNLSWFPASFGFLIGAFFLAGIDKIVPHLHMGQPLKEAEGPKTTWHKNRLLLMAVTIHNIPEGLAVGIAFGALALNMSVDSLMAAIVLALGIGIQNFPEGIAVSFPLRGEGLSKNKSFFYGQLSAIVEPITGVLGAFLVTIFTPLLPYALSFAAGAMMFVVIEDIIPECQREGNIDSATIAAIFGFIVMMILDVALG from the coding sequence ATGGCACCTCTAACTTCTTATAATCCCGTATTTCTTGCGTTATTAGCAACCATATTCACGTGGTTAGTAACTGCACTTGGAGCATCTTTAGTTTATCTTACTAAAACTGTTAATCGAAAACTTCTTGATATTTCACTCGGGTTTGCTGCAGGAATCATGATTGCGGCAAGTTTTTGGTCTTTGCTTGCCCCAGCAATCGAACTTTCAAGCAGTATGAATAATTTATCATGGTTTCCAGCAAGTTTTGGCTTTTTAATTGGTGCATTTTTCCTTGCAGGAATTGATAAGATAGTTCCGCATCTTCATATGGGCCAGCCCCTAAAAGAAGCAGAAGGTCCAAAAACAACGTGGCATAAAAATCGACTTCTTTTGATGGCTGTAACAATCCATAATATCCCAGAAGGCCTTGCTGTGGGAATTGCATTTGGTGCACTTGCTTTAAACATGTCTGTGGATTCATTAATGGCGGCAATTGTTCTTGCATTGGGTATTGGGATCCAAAATTTTCCGGAAGGAATTGCAGTTAGTTTTCCACTAAGAGGTGAGGGGCTGTCAAAAAATAAAAGTTTTTTTTACGGGCAACTCTCTGCAATTGTAGAACCTATTACGGGTGTTTTAGGGGCATTTTTAGTCACTATTTTTACACCCCTGCTCCCGTATGCACTTAGTTTTGCTGCTGGAGCCATGATGTTTGTTGTAATTGAGGATATAATTCCAGAATGCCAACGTGAAGGAAACATTGACAGTGCCACAATAGCCGCAATTTTTGGTTTTATAGTAATGATGATTTTAGATGTGGCTTTGGGATAA
- the dps gene encoding DNA protection during starvation protein: MAKVSREMVENSGINVDELVELLVKNAAAELTTFYYYTILRINLIGLEGECLKEIAETARIEDRNHFEALVPRIYELGGSLPKDMKDFHDISGCPPAYLPDDVTDINKLMKVLLQAEQCAVKQYTKICNMTAGKDHRTYDLALAILNEEIQHESWFSEFLGDGPSGHFLRQGKTSPFVSKFLE, encoded by the coding sequence ATGGCAAAAGTATCTCGTGAAATGGTAGAAAATTCTGGCATTAATGTAGATGAACTGGTTGAACTTTTGGTTAAAAATGCAGCTGCCGAATTAACCACATTTTACTACTATACAATATTGAGAATTAATTTAATAGGGTTAGAGGGGGAATGCCTTAAAGAAATTGCAGAAACTGCTAGAATAGAAGATAGAAATCATTTTGAAGCGCTGGTTCCAAGAATATACGAATTAGGAGGATCGCTTCCAAAAGATATGAAAGATTTTCATGATATATCGGGCTGTCCACCTGCATATTTGCCAGATGATGTTACAGATATCAATAAACTGATGAAAGTTTTATTACAGGCAGAACAGTGTGCAGTTAAGCAGTACACAAAAATTTGCAATATGACTGCAGGAAAAGATCACAGAACCTATGATCTTGCTCTAGCCATATTAAATGAAGAAATTCAGCATGAATCATGGTTTTCAGAATTTTTAGGTGATGGGCCATCGGGACACTTCCTTAGACAAGGAAAAACGTCGCCATTCGTCTCTAAATTTTTAGAATAA
- a CDS encoding radical SAM protein, with product MKCTVCEIGCDISEGNYGRCNMYTNQNSKLIERFPNSYLTVLPITIETMPMVHFAPKNKFLQVSTVGCNFNCQGCISETLTSNADALSGALTKASPSDIISRAKTEECSGIVFCLNDPAASYYTFLNLAKEAKKANLWVGCSTNGYFTETALKSLIPYLDFVNIGLKGSSNARYKECGAKSAAPVFRNIRILHEAGVHVETSAMYINTGDEEILKAAEEVASVSKDIPLQVMRFVPFGEAKPELEPTINKSENIVDQLRSILNHVYLFNSPGTEYLTTKCPICRNEIIKREFYGPMGCRTIESLEEGKCPCGWQVPLKGPINNEQFTEYGMLGGYRTTRAIEMAHAILVTLGIRDNEELGDILGDIIKEDFIRGLHDRIQQIDSWLELIKDLAMRTGREKEGNELIAFIQERVDKINKGSKLIKSYPTVYYSMGYPLFALNAERFETNLVEAAGGICVNKSLTRKGKPGVNISVNEINKLSPEMMFISGFLSSPASDYVQYCKKHGIDNKAVRMGNICNVPTGWDFGSPRWILGFMFLANTIHPEIYSFDLENEQKEFYKRFYGIDVENVVTNRDFSRPAIPTNK from the coding sequence ATGAAATGTACAGTATGTGAAATCGGTTGTGATATTTCAGAAGGAAATTACGGTCGGTGCAATATGTATACAAATCAAAACAGTAAACTCATCGAGAGGTTTCCTAATTCGTATCTTACAGTACTCCCAATCACAATTGAAACAATGCCTATGGTCCACTTTGCACCAAAAAATAAGTTCCTACAGGTGAGTACTGTTGGATGTAACTTTAACTGTCAGGGCTGTATTTCAGAGACCTTAACCTCAAATGCTGATGCATTATCTGGCGCTCTCACTAAAGCTTCACCCTCAGATATCATATCCCGTGCAAAAACTGAAGAATGTAGCGGTATTGTTTTTTGTCTTAATGATCCTGCTGCATCATATTATACATTTCTAAATCTAGCAAAAGAAGCAAAAAAAGCTAATCTTTGGGTTGGATGCTCAACAAACGGTTATTTCACTGAAACAGCCTTAAAATCTCTTATACCTTATCTTGATTTTGTTAATATTGGCCTGAAAGGTTCATCGAATGCACGTTATAAAGAATGCGGTGCAAAGTCTGCAGCTCCTGTGTTTAGAAATATCCGTATCCTGCACGAAGCAGGCGTACACGTGGAAACCTCTGCGATGTACATAAATACTGGTGATGAAGAGATATTAAAAGCCGCAGAGGAAGTAGCATCTGTTTCGAAAGATATACCCTTACAGGTAATGCGTTTTGTACCGTTTGGGGAAGCAAAACCAGAATTGGAACCTACAATAAATAAATCAGAAAATATTGTAGATCAGCTACGCTCCATTCTCAACCACGTCTACCTGTTTAATTCACCGGGAACTGAATATTTAACAACTAAATGCCCGATTTGCAGGAATGAAATCATCAAACGGGAATTTTATGGGCCCATGGGATGCAGAACCATAGAATCTCTTGAAGAAGGTAAGTGTCCCTGTGGATGGCAGGTGCCACTAAAAGGACCAATCAATAATGAACAGTTTACTGAATACGGCATGCTTGGAGGATACCGGACCACTCGTGCCATTGAAATGGCCCATGCCATTTTAGTCACACTTGGAATCCGCGATAATGAAGAGCTTGGAGATATTCTTGGAGATATCATTAAAGAAGACTTCATTCGAGGATTACATGACCGTATTCAACAGATCGATTCATGGCTTGAACTTATCAAAGATCTCGCCATGCGAACTGGGCGGGAAAAAGAAGGTAATGAACTTATCGCATTTATTCAAGAACGGGTTGATAAAATAAATAAGGGCAGTAAACTCATCAAGTCATACCCTACCGTTTATTATTCGATGGGTTATCCGTTATTTGCCCTGAATGCCGAGCGGTTCGAAACAAATCTTGTAGAAGCTGCAGGCGGTATTTGTGTTAACAAAAGCCTTACCCGCAAAGGTAAACCGGGTGTTAATATATCGGTAAATGAGATAAATAAACTCAGCCCTGAAATGATGTTTATATCAGGATTCCTATCCTCACCAGCTTCAGACTACGTTCAATACTGTAAAAAACATGGAATTGACAATAAAGCCGTTCGGATGGGTAACATATGTAATGTACCCACAGGATGGGATTTTGGCAGCCCCCGCTGGATTCTCGGATTCATGTTCCTTGCAAATACAATTCATCCAGAAATATACTCTTTCGACTTAGAAAATGAACAAAAAGAGTTTTATAAACGTTTTTATGGTATTGATGTAGAGAACGTTGTTACAAACCGTGACTTTTCAAGACCTGCAATACCTACAAATAAATAA
- a CDS encoding iron ABC transporter substrate-binding protein: protein MNKKIISIVMALMMSIVVAFSGCVENNSSNTSEVADTIEIIDMVGRTVEVPADVEKIVCSGPGCLRLISYLNATEYLVGIENFENTNLIGRPYRLAHDEFSELTVIGNGGPQDINVGPDPEKVLNVMPEVIFITYMDASNADELQKKTGIPVVVLSYGALGNFKNDAIFDSLILSGKILGKEERAEKVISFITEIQDDLDKRTSEIPDENKPSIYVGAIGNKGIHGIDSTEGLYPPFEALNTENIAKTASNEHIFTSKEQLIEWNPEFIFIDEGGISIVYEDYEKNPDYYNSLDAFKNGNVYGILPFNYYTTNIDTAMADSYYIGTILYPETFSDIDPEAKADEIYEFLVGKGVYSEMNEMFEGFENLDFSNQ, encoded by the coding sequence TTGAATAAAAAAATAATATCCATAGTAATGGCACTCATGATGTCAATTGTTGTTGCATTTTCAGGATGTGTTGAAAATAACTCATCAAACACTTCTGAAGTTGCTGATACTATCGAAATTATAGATATGGTTGGAAGAACTGTTGAAGTTCCTGCGGACGTTGAAAAAATCGTCTGTTCTGGCCCAGGATGTTTAAGATTGATTTCTTATCTAAACGCAACTGAATATTTAGTTGGAATTGAAAATTTTGAAAATACAAATTTAATTGGAAGACCTTACAGGCTTGCACATGATGAATTTTCAGAACTTACGGTAATTGGAAATGGCGGCCCACAAGACATTAACGTTGGACCGGATCCTGAAAAGGTACTAAATGTAATGCCTGAAGTAATATTCATAACTTACATGGACGCAAGTAATGCTGATGAACTCCAGAAAAAAACAGGAATTCCTGTCGTAGTATTGAGTTACGGTGCACTTGGAAACTTCAAAAATGATGCAATATTTGACTCACTGATACTTTCTGGAAAAATCCTTGGAAAAGAAGAAAGAGCAGAAAAAGTAATTTCTTTTATAACCGAAATTCAGGACGATTTAGATAAAAGAACTTCTGAAATTCCTGATGAAAATAAACCAAGTATTTATGTTGGAGCAATTGGTAACAAAGGTATTCACGGAATCGACAGTACTGAAGGTTTATACCCGCCATTTGAAGCATTAAATACAGAAAATATTGCAAAAACTGCATCTAATGAACATATTTTCACAAGTAAAGAGCAATTAATTGAATGGAATCCGGAATTCATCTTTATTGATGAAGGAGGAATCTCAATTGTGTATGAGGACTACGAAAAAAATCCCGATTATTACAATTCGCTCGATGCATTTAAAAATGGAAATGTTTACGGCATTTTACCATTTAACTATTATACAACAAACATTGACACTGCAATGGCAGATTCATATTACATTGGAACGATTCTTTACCCTGAAACATTTTCAGATATTGATCCAGAAGCTAAAGCTGATGAAATATACGAATTTTTAGTAGGAAAAGGAGTATATTCTGAAATGAATGAAATGTTTGAGGGATTTGAAAATTTAGACTTTTCAAACCAGTAA
- a CDS encoding iron ABC transporter substrate-binding protein: MKKIGVLSALISLMIALSFSGCVDNTAESSGEVAKTVEIVDMVGRTVEVPANIQRIVCSGPGCLRLVTYLQAQDKVVGVESIEQENISGRPYQLANMDFFQTLPMTGLGGGKEIGVGPYPEKVISAAPDVILITYMDADRADELQEQYGIPVVVLQYGDVKSFHDENFVGCLNLLGSLFQKEERAQEVIDFFADAENDLLTRTENISDEDKPSVYIGGLCNKGAHGIDSTSSNYAPFAALNANNVASSIGTEKSVFISKEQLLEWNPDIIFIDTGSYELIKEDYDKSSEYYESLGAFENGNVYTQFPYNYYTTNYGTALADAYYIGKIVYPEQFADIDIEEKADEIYEFLVGEAVYDKMAEGYCGFENIDFSSQ; encoded by the coding sequence TTGAAAAAAATAGGGGTTTTATCAGCCTTGATTTCATTGATGATTGCACTCAGCTTTTCAGGCTGTGTTGATAATACTGCCGAATCTTCAGGCGAAGTTGCTAAAACTGTTGAAATTGTAGATATGGTTGGAAGAACTGTTGAAGTTCCCGCAAATATTCAAAGAATCGTGTGTTCGGGACCAGGATGTCTTAGACTTGTAACTTACCTTCAAGCACAGGACAAAGTTGTGGGTGTTGAATCCATAGAACAAGAAAATATCTCTGGAAGGCCATATCAACTCGCAAACATGGATTTTTTCCAAACTCTACCTATGACAGGACTTGGCGGTGGAAAAGAAATAGGCGTTGGACCATACCCTGAAAAGGTTATAAGTGCAGCTCCAGACGTTATATTAATTACATACATGGATGCAGATAGAGCTGACGAACTTCAAGAACAGTACGGAATTCCTGTTGTAGTATTACAGTATGGGGATGTTAAGTCATTCCATGATGAAAATTTCGTTGGTTGTTTGAATTTACTTGGATCACTCTTCCAAAAAGAAGAAAGAGCTCAAGAAGTAATCGATTTCTTTGCAGATGCTGAAAACGACCTTTTAACAAGAACTGAAAATATTTCAGACGAAGATAAACCTTCAGTATACATAGGAGGACTCTGTAACAAAGGTGCTCACGGAATTGACAGTACATCAAGTAACTACGCTCCTTTTGCTGCATTAAATGCTAATAACGTTGCTAGTTCCATAGGAACAGAAAAATCAGTATTCATAAGTAAAGAACAGCTTTTAGAATGGAATCCTGATATCATATTCATTGATACCGGAAGCTATGAACTCATAAAAGAAGACTACGATAAAAGTTCGGAATACTATGAATCCCTTGGTGCATTTGAAAATGGAAACGTTTACACGCAGTTCCCATACAACTACTACACTACAAACTACGGTACTGCATTAGCTGATGCTTACTATATTGGAAAAATAGTATACCCTGAACAGTTTGCTGATATCGATATAGAAGAAAAAGCTGATGAAATATATGAATTCTTAGTTGGCGAAGCTGTTTACGATAAAATGGCTGAAGGCTACTGTGGATTTGAAAACATCGACTTTTCAAGCCAATAA
- a CDS encoding iron ABC transporter substrate-binding protein translates to MYKKICTLIIASLMILTVAICGCTESTGGTTESNEEITTITVVDAAGRTVEVPKNPGKIIALSCALREVVYLQSQEKVVGIEYREASKEIDGTFPSGLELPYLAAYPELMDLPVVNSGNSVNFEEIAILNPDVIFVGTSGAANADNIQTKSGIPVVVVYVATVGTDVQNEKYYETLRIMGEVLGKEERTEELISIINEYENDLASRTENIPEDEKPTVYVAGRPYCGVHGLDGTDPHWPSFELLNANNVASEVSDVSEGITINKEQVLEWDPEYIFVSEASINLINEDLNDPAYRGLNAFKNGNIYGVPPYCWYSFNKGTGIANAYFVGKTIYPEQFSDINVEEKADEIYEKFLGKPVYSVMEGQFGGYTKLNLN, encoded by the coding sequence TTGTATAAAAAAATATGTACTTTAATTATTGCTTCTTTGATGATTTTAACAGTCGCAATCTGCGGTTGTACTGAATCCACAGGTGGCACTACAGAATCTAATGAAGAAATAACTACAATTACAGTTGTTGATGCTGCTGGAAGAACCGTTGAGGTTCCAAAAAATCCAGGAAAAATAATTGCATTAAGTTGTGCCTTAAGGGAGGTTGTTTATCTCCAGTCACAGGAAAAAGTTGTAGGTATCGAATATAGGGAAGCTTCAAAAGAAATTGATGGAACTTTTCCCTCAGGTTTAGAACTCCCATATCTTGCTGCATATCCTGAATTAATGGATTTACCAGTTGTTAACTCAGGTAATTCTGTTAACTTTGAAGAAATTGCAATATTAAATCCTGATGTAATATTCGTTGGAACATCAGGTGCTGCAAATGCAGACAATATTCAAACAAAATCAGGAATTCCAGTCGTTGTAGTTTACGTGGCTACTGTCGGAACTGATGTTCAAAACGAAAAATACTATGAAACTTTACGAATAATGGGTGAAGTTTTAGGAAAAGAAGAAAGGACCGAAGAGTTAATTTCAATAATTAATGAATATGAAAACGACCTTGCCTCGAGAACTGAAAATATTCCAGAAGATGAAAAACCTACTGTTTACGTTGCAGGAAGGCCATACTGTGGAGTTCACGGTCTTGATGGAACTGACCCACACTGGCCTTCTTTCGAACTCTTAAATGCCAATAACGTAGCATCAGAAGTATCCGACGTTAGCGAAGGGATTACAATAAATAAAGAACAGGTTCTTGAATGGGATCCAGAATATATATTTGTTAGTGAAGCTTCGATAAACTTAATAAATGAAGACTTAAATGACCCTGCATATCGGGGATTGAACGCATTTAAAAATGGAAATATCTACGGGGTTCCACCATACTGCTGGTATTCATTCAATAAAGGTACAGGAATTGCAAACGCCTATTTCGTTGGTAAAACCATATACCCAGAACAGTTTTCTGACATAAATGTAGAAGAAAAAGCAGATGAAATATATGAAAAATTCCTTGGAAAACCAGTTTATTCAGTTATGGAGGGGCAGTTTGGAGGATATACCAAATTAAACCTCAACTAA
- a CDS encoding iron ABC transporter substrate-binding protein has product MYKNGILAIILSLMIALSFSGCVDNTAQTSGETVKTVEIVDLVGRTVEVPENVEKIVCSGPGALRLVTYLQADDMLVGVESCEQADITGAGKQYALAKPYTIANVDYFKTLPTIGTQFVDGLNCENIVNVNPDVIIISMSTAEVADNIQTKTGIPVVVLNYDEFESFTDKDLADPLTLLGNVLNKEERAQAVIDFFADAENDISDRISDVSDSEKPSVYVGGLNAAKGSHGIESTSSVFAPFEVLKAKNVAESLEAKKQVYINKEQLIEWNPDIIFIDIAGYTSVINEDYEKNPEYYESLSAFKNGDVYLIYRYKSYMVDYGTVLANTYYIGTVLYPEEFSDIDPEAKADEIYEFLVGEAVYDKMAENFEGFKKLDISNQ; this is encoded by the coding sequence ATGTATAAAAATGGGATTTTGGCCATTATTTTGTCGCTGATGATTGCACTCAGTTTTTCAGGCTGTGTCGATAATACGGCCCAAACTTCAGGCGAAACGGTAAAAACCGTTGAAATTGTAGACTTGGTTGGAAGAACTGTTGAAGTTCCAGAAAATGTTGAAAAAATTGTTTGTTCGGGCCCAGGCGCACTAAGACTTGTTACTTATCTTCAGGCAGATGATATGTTAGTGGGGGTTGAATCTTGCGAACAGGCAGACATTACAGGTGCAGGTAAACAATATGCCCTGGCTAAACCTTACACCATTGCAAATGTTGATTATTTTAAAACCTTACCTACAATTGGTACTCAATTTGTCGATGGATTAAACTGTGAAAATATAGTTAACGTGAATCCCGATGTTATAATAATTTCAATGTCAACAGCAGAAGTTGCAGACAATATTCAGACAAAAACAGGAATTCCTGTCGTAGTTTTAAATTATGATGAATTTGAATCATTTACTGATAAAGATCTTGCAGATCCACTTACACTACTTGGTAACGTGTTAAATAAAGAAGAAAGAGCGCAAGCAGTAATTGATTTCTTTGCAGATGCTGAAAATGATATATCAGATAGAATTTCAGATGTTTCAGATAGCGAAAAACCATCAGTATATGTCGGCGGACTTAACGCTGCCAAAGGATCCCATGGTATAGAAAGTACATCAAGTGTATTTGCACCATTTGAAGTTTTAAAAGCTAAAAATGTTGCTGAATCCCTTGAAGCAAAAAAACAGGTATATATTAACAAAGAACAGCTTATAGAATGGAATCCTGATATAATCTTTATTGATATTGCAGGATATACTTCCGTGATAAATGAAGACTATGAAAAAAACCCAGAATACTATGAATCACTCAGTGCATTCAAAAACGGTGATGTTTACTTAATATATAGGTACAAATCATACATGGTGGACTACGGAACTGTACTCGCAAATACTTATTATATTGGTACCGTATTATACCCCGAAGAATTTTCAGATATTGATCCAGAAGCTAAAGCTGATGAAATATATGAATTTTTAGTTGGTGAAGCCGTTTATGATAAAATGGCTGAAAATTTTGAAGGTTTTAAAAAATTAGACATATCAAATCAGTAA
- the pssA gene encoding CDP-diacylglycerol--serine O-phosphatidyltransferase: MFKIRNIITISDYVTVINIIFGMLAILLHDFRFVYLSIVFDALDGIVARKTNTVSEFGAELDSICDVVSFGVAPAYLIYYYFDSTVSIIGSIIFLIGGALRLARFGILDVKHFIGLPIPAAALFLCILTQMSLKYGFGSGYVVSIIAVISGILMISDINYPKYPKKPLLVVFGISIILSMFGVIEPLAICAVLYVLYGIFKMKM, encoded by the coding sequence ATGTTCAAAATTAGAAACATAATCACGATTTCAGATTATGTAACTGTTATAAACATTATTTTTGGAATGCTCGCAATACTGCTTCACGATTTTCGTTTTGTTTACCTTTCAATAGTATTTGATGCTCTTGATGGAATTGTTGCAAGAAAAACAAACACGGTCTCCGAATTTGGTGCGGAACTTGATAGTATTTGCGATGTTGTAAGTTTTGGAGTTGCTCCAGCGTATTTAATTTATTATTACTTTGATTCGACCGTTTCTATTATTGGATCAATTATATTCTTAATCGGCGGTGCATTAAGGCTTGCAAGATTTGGAATATTGGACGTGAAACACTTTATAGGGCTCCCAATTCCTGCTGCCGCATTATTCTTATGCATCTTAACCCAGATGTCTTTAAAATATGGCTTTGGTTCAGGATATGTTGTTTCAATCATTGCAGTAATTTCAGGAATTCTTATGATAAGTGATATTAACTATCCAAAATACCCGAAAAAACCTCTTTTAGTGGTTTTTGGCATTTCCATAATTCTTTCAATGTTTGGAGTTATTGAACCACTTGCAATCTGTGCAGTTTTGTATGTACTTTATGGAATATTTAAGATGAAAATGTAA
- a CDS encoding peroxiredoxin, with protein sequence MVVIGEKFPDVEVITTHGKLKLPEHYIESGKWFVLFSHPGDFTPVCTTEFVAFQKRYDQFRELNTELIGLSIDQVFSHIKWVEWIKEKLDVDIEFPIIADDRGELAVKLGMISPYKGNNTVRAVFVVDATGTIRAIIYYPQEVGRNMDEIVRLVKALQTADKGYATPANWPNNDFLNEKVIVPPAKDMESRKKRLEARKSGELEGYDWWFCYTDLKE encoded by the coding sequence TTGGTAGTAATCGGAGAAAAATTTCCTGATGTTGAAGTTATAACCACCCATGGAAAGCTAAAATTACCGGAACATTATATCGAATCCGGAAAATGGTTTGTTTTATTCAGCCACCCTGGAGACTTCACGCCAGTGTGTACTACAGAGTTTGTTGCATTTCAAAAAAGATACGATCAGTTCAGAGAATTGAATACTGAATTAATTGGTTTGAGTATCGATCAGGTATTCAGCCATATAAAATGGGTAGAATGGATAAAAGAAAAATTAGATGTTGACATAGAATTTCCAATAATTGCTGATGATAGGGGAGAGTTAGCAGTAAAACTTGGAATGATAAGCCCTTATAAAGGAAATAATACGGTTAGGGCCGTATTTGTAGTTGATGCTACGGGAACAATCCGTGCAATAATTTACTACCCTCAGGAAGTTGGTAGAAATATGGATGAAATTGTAAGGCTTGTAAAAGCACTTCAAACTGCAGATAAAGGCTATGCAACACCTGCAAACTGGCCAAATAATGACTTTTTAAATGAAAAAGTAATTGTACCTCCTGCAAAAGACATGGAATCTCGAAAAAAACGACTTGAAGCCCGTAAAAGTGGAGAACTTGAAGGTTACGACTGGTGGTTCTGTTATACTGATTTAAAAGAATAA